In Dyadobacter sp. NIV53, a single window of DNA contains:
- a CDS encoding ATP-binding protein, producing MSADQPEITSRSRYPGSKPFTTAQKDLFFGRDNDIRNLHSMVLVKQLVVLYGKSGFGKSSLINAGIVPKLITENKYQCFSVRFNNFHTNDINNKMPVETVIDWIKSSSPINFKSPLTILTHGENTFWYWIKTLQWNNRSQPFILFFDQFEELFTYPPAEIEAFSKNLAEVLYIPIPVKYRNELAILDEKGELEDDFHDFLYDIPNIKIVLSIRSDRLSLLNNLTEQHSSIFQNCYELAPLTKKQAEEAIDKPSQLTGDYDTPSFQYTREAILKVINGIASKSDGTIETAMLQILCIYVEDILVLGQKKFL from the coding sequence ATGTCAGCTGACCAACCAGAAATAACCAGCCGTAGCCGGTATCCGGGCTCTAAGCCGTTTACTACTGCCCAAAAGGATCTGTTTTTTGGACGTGACAATGACATTAGAAACCTTCACAGCATGGTTCTTGTCAAACAACTGGTTGTATTATATGGGAAAAGCGGTTTTGGTAAAAGTTCGCTGATCAATGCAGGAATTGTTCCTAAGCTTATTACTGAGAATAAATATCAATGTTTTTCCGTGCGCTTTAATAATTTTCATACAAACGACATCAATAACAAAATGCCTGTTGAGACCGTAATTGATTGGATCAAAAGTTCCTCTCCTATCAATTTCAAATCACCTTTAACGATATTGACCCATGGAGAAAATACGTTCTGGTATTGGATTAAAACATTACAATGGAATAATAGAAGCCAGCCTTTTATCCTCTTTTTTGATCAGTTTGAAGAACTCTTTACCTACCCGCCAGCTGAAATAGAAGCCTTTTCGAAAAATCTGGCAGAAGTGCTTTATATTCCGATTCCCGTAAAATACCGTAACGAACTGGCAATACTGGATGAAAAGGGAGAATTGGAAGATGATTTTCACGATTTTCTTTACGATATTCCAAATATTAAGATTGTTCTCTCAATAAGGTCCGATCGCCTGTCATTGCTTAATAACCTCACGGAGCAGCATTCTTCTATTTTCCAAAATTGCTATGAGCTTGCGCCTTTAACCAAAAAGCAGGCAGAAGAAGCCATAGACAAACCATCCCAATTAACCGGTGACTACGATACTCCATCATTTCAGTATACCCGCGAAGCAATACTGAAGGTAATAAATGGTATTGCGAGTAAAAGTGATGGAACCATAGAAACAGCGATGTTGCAGATTCTTTGCATATATGTTGAAGATATTTTAGTGCTGGGACAAAAAAAATTCTTATAG
- a CDS encoding WD40 repeat domain-containing protein, producing MAQELIEEKLISEDLRNSLPGAYIMHEFHVTATLLDFLEKTSLLRKERDAQGRFLYELSHDTLLAPIRKVAKVRLDREKAEKLALAETETRRKQKEAEARVKELENLNQQVQRRSNYAWTLFAIALIVLVFAAYSYNKANNETEKANENLKTAKIFYEQTNQKEAQRLIGIANSYMEYDEYQLALDNLLKAKSALKVDFDSYQKKAEFKSSTGQSSMLNIQEIEAKILLCKQFIKKVQMKIVTNIIIALLFCQTVNGQNCPQYQTLIKQGDSLSLKKQYRSALNKYNAAKLCAPDQASKVDRLVNNLFAAIENEKENAIKQKKLAETATKKAELKTSEATALFWGSEADKLNPIQGLRLLEKAEKQTTDLKAINFVKQQTEKIFNESSSHQFHEKARFSNITSPAFSLDSKWIVAKNLDQTEKVLELETEKVYNFLKKEVNNKYKYTTFSPNIKWIITGNTGGKVKVWEVASEEIHDFLKDEINILYATFSPDSKWIITTHLDRQTKVWEVASGIIHNFLKDEKKLILPIFPQTVNGL from the coding sequence ATGGCACAGGAACTGATTGAAGAAAAACTCATTTCAGAAGATCTTCGCAACTCACTTCCAGGAGCTTACATCATGCATGAGTTTCATGTTACGGCAACATTACTTGACTTTCTTGAAAAAACGTCTCTTTTGCGAAAAGAACGCGATGCACAGGGACGCTTCTTGTATGAACTAAGTCATGACACTCTGTTGGCTCCGATCCGGAAAGTTGCCAAAGTCCGGTTAGACCGGGAAAAAGCGGAGAAACTAGCTCTTGCTGAAACAGAAACCAGGCGAAAGCAAAAAGAAGCAGAAGCCCGGGTGAAGGAGCTGGAAAACCTTAATCAGCAGGTGCAGCGAAGGAGCAATTACGCCTGGACATTGTTTGCCATTGCGTTAATCGTATTAGTCTTTGCTGCCTACTCCTATAATAAAGCAAATAACGAAACCGAAAAAGCCAATGAAAACCTCAAAACTGCCAAAATCTTCTACGAACAAACCAACCAGAAAGAAGCACAACGATTAATCGGCATTGCAAACAGCTATATGGAATACGACGAGTATCAGCTTGCTTTGGATAATTTGTTAAAAGCAAAAAGTGCGTTGAAAGTGGATTTCGACTCTTATCAGAAAAAGGCTGAATTTAAATCGTCAACAGGCCAAAGTTCAATGCTGAACATTCAGGAAATAGAAGCTAAGATTTTATTGTGTAAGCAATTCATAAAAAAAGTTCAAATGAAAATCGTGACTAACATTATAATAGCACTTCTTTTTTGCCAGACAGTAAACGGACAAAACTGCCCGCAGTACCAAACTTTAATCAAGCAAGGCGATTCTCTCAGCTTAAAAAAACAATACCGCAGTGCACTAAATAAGTATAATGCAGCAAAACTGTGCGCTCCTGATCAGGCTTCTAAAGTAGATAGGCTTGTTAATAATTTATTTGCAGCTATTGAGAATGAAAAGGAAAATGCCATAAAGCAAAAAAAACTGGCTGAAACTGCAACAAAAAAAGCAGAGTTAAAAACCAGCGAAGCAACAGCTCTTTTCTGGGGTTCCGAAGCTGATAAACTAAATCCGATTCAGGGGTTACGTTTATTAGAAAAAGCAGAGAAACAAACAACTGATTTAAAGGCAATCAATTTTGTTAAACAACAAACGGAAAAAATTTTTAACGAGAGTAGTTCACACCAATTTCATGAAAAAGCCAGGTTTTCAAACATAACTAGTCCGGCCTTTTCTTTGGACAGTAAATGGATCGTCGCAAAAAATTTGGATCAAACAGAAAAAGTTTTGGAGTTAGAAACTGAAAAAGTATATAATTTCCTCAAAAAAGAAGTAAACAATAAATATAAATATACCACTTTCTCACCAAACATCAAATGGATTATCACTGGTAATACAGGCGGAAAAGTAAAAGTCTGGGAGGTCGCATCCGAAGAAATACACGATTTTTTGAAAGATGAAATAAACATACTTTATGCTACTTTTTCTCCGGACAGTAAATGGATAATTACTACACATCTGGACCGGCAAACAAAAGTTTGGGAGGTCGCATCCGGGATAATACATAATTTTCTCAAAGACGAAAAAAAATTAATACTGCCTATTTTTCCCCAGACAGTAAATGGATTATAA
- a CDS encoding CARDB domain-containing protein has translation MTRLLPVLFKVIVASLCFCLLPFASQAQKVVRIEYYIDEDPGFGKGKSVSFVSGNDVSASFPVDIKDMALGFHNLFVRSFVKPYEVEINDSTKVKRGGWSVTNKRTFYKENFGSDLPALPNIVKGEYFVDSDPGMGQGINIPLTPGTDLNKISFAFDITSLGNGFHALFVRFKDKNGKWSLSPARTFYKENLTTNSSSPARINKGEYFVDTDPGFGKGTNITVSPSSELDKVSFTIDLTALATGFHRIYTRFRNEKGIWSLSPVRTFYKEDLSLNNTTPAKIVKSEYFIDLDPGFDKGTSISVTAGTDLKNVSFVVNISTLTKGFHQLFTRFKDAKGRWSLTNKRSFYIESLSVPTNLSKIQRVEYFIDGDPGFGKGKSIAVTPATDLKNIAFEIEGDTLSLGDHSIFIRARDENGIWSILNRNAFRMEPPSGLFITVGQIDKNICVGSNLSVPFTVNGAFSEGNIFTAQLSDIDGGFSSPRNIGTLASTGSGTIKAVVPYVSAGTAYRVRVVASAPQSNSLSNNSALSINAVPPVFSIAGDTVTCLEKKTYKLNNYEQNSSKYVWSLSGGGDLDVDGFNASIDWTNTGSYRIKVKYTGVCAGADSVKVLDVTVIDQPLTGTFDGMLPEDGNSDLELPITFSWLPVPNAVTYDLYIWQDTAEKPATPTVTDLTAINYIVYNTSLIQYDKTYKWQIVAKRACYKIESPVQTFKPRHLPDVVVSEITPAASGFSGQSFSINWQVKNIGIGGTLQGQWYDDVYLSTDEVFDQGTDIHLGAIANASELKSNESYAQTGTFVLPQGISNNYYVFVIANAYGGLPETDQTNNTTVSKTTASIQLTPPPDLRVTSIVPPNFVFSGQEMSVTWKVSNAGPGSTKAENWNDDIYLSKDSVLNLATASYLGTFSHSGALDPGKNYTSAKTVKLPEAEFGKHYLFVRTDVNNNVYEHAFENNNSTRSDSINIILTPPIDLAVTSLTVTPLNVSNRESIKVQWRVENAGGSSTEDRNWVDNIYLSKDSTFVKNSAIYLSGIGRPVALAAGDGYDRELTVPTPNDLTGAYFLYVVTDAGEQVYEYDLESNNNKRTPKSLNILTPDLIVTDLVVPAEETSGQQVEVKWKIKNNSEANLITTGITDRISISLDSVYDKNKSEQLLSLPYNTGNIASGKTVSKSAMVTLPIGISGNYYVYVETDYTNSVYEAGKDSNNITRSEAPLKINLNTWADLQVSKVTITADSVFASAPVPLSYTAINKGARQINNISWIDKVYISAETEWDSTKATFLREFLQSRTLSTDESYTVNTSIIIPSRFGLGSYYIYVVTDSGNQVPEFSDEGNNAKRSKVIHVKQYPPVDIAVTAVTAPEVSSAGTEVTVQWSVKNQGEATTIQTRWNDALYLSRDMTWNKDDDVLMKEYVHVGALGINQSYSNQQTAILPNGLSGVFYLLLVTDDSDFNNDVDRSNNAKLVTQGDGGDPLKIEIELVLPSDLKVTAFTIPSSGQAGQPVTARWTVKNIGAGVTAARSWTDKIYFSTDAIIDYSDAVLATYARQDSLQPGQQYSDTIQVFLPVNALGNYYILFKTDANDNLAEYLAEQNNTASSVMSVAKAPISDLIVSEIQVPETAIVGESITIQWKLKNIGAFPANGYLKDAVYLSEDKTRDVNDILLVSQTAGVFIDPDGEVVHNFTGELKGASLKDYYVLVYTDVLNNMYEENDNNNNLASSKKVKVTVNELPIQVATTKTMNNGQEIYYRIEVNGSLTGETLLVSLKGDSLNGANEMYLRHNQVPSRAVYDYSFASPYEGNQEVLIPELKAGTYYLLVTGTTIRGAVNTQEITLLAERLNFEIRSVNSHQGGNNGPVTILVSGSKLGDVTGISLRKSNQSTQSTWMKIADPTKIYATFNLDGASLGKYDVIAKNSKGDSTVLRNGFEVISGTAANLVTNVVTPPSTRPSNIISLSVQYTNSGNTDIINPVIRLSSLGGAPIGFNVSDLAGNVKELTLNLYELNGPDKILRPGASGTVIVYSKALTALGFMLVESNE, from the coding sequence ATGACCAGACTTTTGCCCGTCCTCTTTAAGGTCATTGTGGCGTCATTATGTTTTTGCCTGCTTCCTTTTGCCAGTCAGGCTCAGAAGGTTGTACGGATTGAATATTATATTGATGAAGATCCTGGCTTTGGCAAGGGTAAAAGTGTATCATTTGTTTCTGGAAATGATGTCAGTGCCTCCTTTCCGGTTGACATCAAGGATATGGCTTTAGGTTTCCATAATCTGTTCGTCAGGTCTTTCGTGAAACCTTACGAAGTTGAAATCAATGATTCTACCAAAGTTAAAAGAGGAGGCTGGTCTGTTACCAATAAGCGGACTTTCTACAAGGAAAATTTCGGGTCCGATCTGCCGGCACTGCCAAATATTGTCAAAGGTGAGTATTTTGTAGATTCTGATCCTGGCATGGGACAGGGAATAAATATACCGTTAACACCCGGAACGGACCTGAACAAAATTTCATTTGCTTTTGATATTACTTCACTGGGAAATGGTTTTCATGCATTATTTGTCCGCTTTAAGGATAAAAATGGAAAATGGAGCCTGTCCCCTGCCCGCACATTTTATAAGGAAAACCTGACAACCAACTCTTCCTCACCAGCCAGGATTAACAAGGGGGAATATTTCGTTGATACTGATCCCGGTTTTGGAAAAGGAACCAATATTACCGTTTCGCCATCGTCTGAGCTTGACAAGGTTTCCTTTACTATTGATCTCACTGCACTTGCCACTGGTTTTCACCGTATATATACCCGGTTCAGGAATGAAAAAGGCATCTGGAGCTTATCTCCTGTCCGTACGTTCTATAAGGAAGACCTTAGTTTAAATAATACTACACCGGCAAAAATTGTCAAAAGTGAATATTTTATTGACCTGGACCCCGGTTTTGATAAAGGAACCTCCATTTCCGTTACAGCCGGCACCGATCTGAAAAACGTCAGCTTTGTTGTTAATATATCCACATTAACCAAGGGTTTTCACCAGCTTTTTACGCGGTTCAAGGATGCCAAAGGTCGCTGGAGTCTTACAAACAAAAGGTCATTTTATATAGAAAGCCTGTCCGTCCCAACGAATTTATCCAAAATTCAAAGGGTTGAATATTTTATAGACGGAGATCCGGGTTTTGGAAAAGGTAAATCAATTGCTGTAACACCGGCAACTGATTTAAAAAACATTGCTTTTGAGATTGAAGGTGACACACTTTCCCTCGGCGACCATTCTATTTTCATCAGAGCCCGGGACGAAAACGGCATCTGGAGTATCCTGAACCGCAATGCATTCAGGATGGAACCGCCTTCCGGCCTTTTTATTACAGTTGGGCAAATTGATAAAAATATATGCGTCGGAAGTAATCTTTCAGTACCATTTACCGTAAACGGCGCTTTTTCAGAAGGAAATATTTTTACTGCACAGCTTTCCGACATAGATGGAGGTTTTAGCTCGCCACGTAATATCGGTACACTGGCTTCCACTGGTTCAGGCACAATAAAGGCGGTCGTTCCATACGTTTCGGCTGGAACGGCTTACCGGGTCAGGGTAGTGGCAAGTGCTCCGCAAAGCAACAGTCTATCCAATAATTCTGCATTAAGCATCAATGCTGTCCCACCGGTTTTTTCCATTGCCGGAGATACTGTAACCTGCTTAGAAAAAAAGACATACAAACTCAATAACTATGAGCAGAATTCATCAAAATACGTGTGGAGCCTTTCCGGTGGCGGAGATCTGGATGTGGATGGATTTAATGCATCAATAGACTGGACAAACACTGGTTCTTACAGGATTAAGGTGAAATATACCGGAGTTTGTGCCGGTGCCGATTCCGTAAAAGTGCTGGACGTGACAGTAATCGATCAGCCGCTTACAGGAACTTTTGACGGAATGCTTCCTGAAGACGGTAACAGCGATCTCGAATTGCCCATCACATTTTCCTGGCTTCCGGTTCCCAATGCCGTTACGTACGATCTTTATATCTGGCAGGACACCGCTGAAAAACCGGCAACGCCAACCGTAACCGATTTAACTGCAATCAATTACATTGTTTACAACACCAGCCTGATCCAGTATGACAAAACATACAAATGGCAAATAGTCGCAAAGAGAGCCTGTTACAAAATTGAAAGCCCTGTACAGACCTTTAAACCCCGTCACCTTCCTGATGTTGTTGTTTCAGAAATTACACCTGCTGCGTCCGGGTTTTCGGGACAATCGTTCAGTATTAACTGGCAGGTAAAAAACATCGGTATTGGTGGTACGCTGCAAGGTCAATGGTACGATGATGTGTACCTGTCCACCGACGAAGTTTTTGATCAGGGAACGGATATTCATTTAGGCGCGATAGCCAATGCAAGCGAACTTAAATCGAATGAGAGTTATGCTCAAACCGGCACCTTTGTGCTGCCGCAAGGTATCAGCAACAACTATTATGTATTTGTAATCGCTAACGCTTATGGCGGCCTGCCCGAAACGGACCAGACCAATAATACTACGGTAAGCAAAACTACCGCTTCGATTCAGCTGACACCGCCGCCGGACTTACGGGTGACTTCCATCGTTCCTCCCAACTTTGTGTTTTCGGGCCAGGAAATGAGTGTGACCTGGAAAGTAAGTAATGCCGGCCCGGGATCGACAAAAGCAGAAAACTGGAATGATGACATTTATCTTTCAAAAGATTCGGTCCTGAATCTTGCCACCGCGAGTTATCTGGGCACTTTTTCTCATAGCGGCGCTTTGGATCCGGGTAAAAACTACACGTCTGCTAAAACCGTTAAACTTCCGGAAGCAGAATTCGGAAAACATTATCTGTTTGTCAGAACAGATGTGAACAACAACGTTTATGAGCATGCTTTTGAAAACAATAATTCGACAAGAAGTGACAGCATCAATATTATACTTACGCCACCCATTGATCTGGCTGTTACAAGTTTGACTGTGACGCCATTAAACGTTAGTAACAGGGAAAGCATAAAAGTGCAGTGGCGGGTAGAAAACGCAGGCGGCTCTTCCACCGAGGACCGTAACTGGGTTGACAATATCTATTTGTCGAAGGATTCAACATTTGTAAAAAACTCGGCTATTTATCTTTCAGGAATTGGCAGGCCGGTTGCACTGGCAGCAGGAGATGGTTACGACAGAGAACTGACAGTGCCTACTCCTAATGATCTGACCGGGGCGTATTTTTTATATGTGGTTACCGATGCAGGCGAACAGGTTTACGAATATGACCTGGAAAGCAACAACAACAAAAGAACACCCAAATCATTAAATATTTTGACTCCTGACCTGATCGTTACCGATCTGGTAGTCCCTGCGGAAGAAACCTCCGGACAGCAGGTTGAAGTAAAATGGAAAATAAAAAACAACTCAGAGGCAAATTTAATTACGACGGGTATCACCGACAGGATCTCTATTTCTTTGGATTCGGTTTATGATAAAAACAAAAGTGAGCAGCTGTTAAGTCTTCCATACAATACCGGAAATATTGCGTCTGGAAAAACGGTAAGTAAGTCGGCCATGGTCACTCTTCCCATTGGTATTTCGGGTAATTATTATGTTTATGTTGAAACGGACTATACCAACTCAGTTTATGAAGCAGGGAAAGATTCAAATAATATAACACGAAGTGAAGCCCCGCTTAAAATCAACCTGAACACATGGGCCGATCTGCAGGTTTCCAAAGTTACCATCACGGCTGATTCTGTTTTTGCCAGCGCACCGGTACCTCTTTCCTACACGGCAATTAATAAAGGAGCCAGGCAGATAAACAATATTTCCTGGATTGATAAAGTGTATATATCTGCTGAAACCGAATGGGACTCTACCAAGGCTACTTTTCTGAGAGAGTTTTTGCAGTCGAGAACGCTTTCGACGGATGAATCCTATACGGTAAACACCAGTATTATCATTCCTTCGCGGTTTGGCCTGGGCAGTTATTATATTTATGTTGTGACTGACTCGGGCAATCAGGTTCCCGAATTCAGCGATGAAGGCAATAATGCAAAACGGAGTAAAGTAATTCATGTAAAACAATATCCGCCTGTTGATATTGCCGTTACAGCCGTTACAGCTCCGGAAGTTTCCAGTGCAGGCACAGAAGTTACCGTTCAGTGGTCGGTAAAAAACCAGGGCGAAGCCACCACCATTCAAACCCGCTGGAACGATGCGCTGTATCTGTCGAGGGATATGACCTGGAATAAGGATGATGATGTTTTAATGAAAGAATATGTCCATGTGGGTGCTTTGGGCATAAACCAGTCCTACTCCAATCAGCAGACTGCCATCTTACCCAACGGTTTATCAGGAGTCTTCTATTTATTGCTGGTAACGGACGATTCGGATTTTAATAATGATGTCGACCGGAGCAACAATGCAAAACTGGTAACACAGGGCGATGGCGGAGATCCTTTAAAAATTGAAATTGAACTGGTACTGCCTTCCGACCTGAAAGTTACCGCTTTTACTATTCCGTCCAGCGGCCAGGCCGGACAACCCGTTACAGCCAGATGGACGGTAAAAAATATAGGTGCCGGGGTTACTGCTGCCAGGTCATGGACTGATAAAATATATTTCTCTACCGATGCCATCATAGATTATTCGGATGCTGTACTGGCCACTTATGCAAGGCAGGATTCATTGCAACCCGGACAACAATACAGCGATACTATCCAGGTATTTCTGCCGGTAAATGCGCTGGGGAATTATTACATTTTGTTTAAAACAGATGCGAATGACAATTTAGCGGAATATCTGGCGGAGCAGAATAATACGGCCAGTTCGGTCATGTCGGTAGCAAAGGCTCCTATTTCAGATCTGATCGTTTCTGAAATACAGGTACCCGAAACAGCTATTGTTGGTGAAAGTATTACGATACAGTGGAAGCTGAAAAATATCGGGGCGTTTCCTGCAAATGGTTATCTGAAGGACGCAGTTTATCTTTCCGAGGATAAAACAAGGGATGTAAACGACATATTGCTGGTGTCACAGACCGCAGGCGTTTTCATTGATCCTGACGGAGAAGTTGTGCACAATTTTACCGGTGAACTCAAAGGTGCCTCGCTGAAAGATTATTATGTGCTGGTATATACCGACGTACTCAACAATATGTACGAAGAAAATGATAACAATAACAATCTGGCTTCCTCAAAAAAGGTGAAAGTTACTGTTAACGAACTGCCGATTCAGGTAGCGACCACAAAGACAATGAACAACGGCCAGGAGATCTATTACAGAATTGAAGTAAACGGATCTCTGACAGGCGAAACGCTTCTTGTTTCCCTGAAAGGCGATTCTTTAAATGGTGCCAATGAAATGTATCTGCGCCATAACCAGGTCCCAAGCCGGGCAGTGTACGACTATTCTTTTGCCAGCCCATATGAAGGAAACCAGGAAGTATTGATACCGGAGCTTAAAGCAGGAACCTATTATCTGCTGGTAACCGGTACCACGATCCGGGGAGCAGTCAACACCCAGGAAATTACTTTACTGGCAGAACGGCTGAATTTTGAGATCAGGTCGGTTAATTCACATCAAGGCGGCAACAACGGCCCGGTTACGATACTGGTCAGCGGTTCAAAACTGGGCGATGTTACCGGTATCAGCCTGCGAAAAAGCAACCAGTCTACGCAATCCACCTGGATGAAAATTGCCGATCCGACAAAAATCTATGCGACTTTCAACCTGGATGGGGCCAGCCTGGGCAAGTATGATGTAATTGCTAAAAACAGCAAAGGAGATTCCACGGTTTTACGCAACGGATTTGAAGTAATTTCAGGTACAGCAGCCAACCTGGTTACAAACGTAGTAACACCTCCCAGCACGCGCCCGTCCAATATTATCAGTCTGAGTGTTCAATATACCAATTCGGGTAATACAGATATTATCAATCCGGTCATCCGATTAAGCAGCCTTGGCGGTGCTCCCATTGGATTTAATGTGTCCGATCTGGCGGGAAATGTAAAGGAACTGACCCTCAATCTGTACGAACTAAACGGCCCGGATAAGATATTAAGGCCCGGCGCAAGCGGAACGGTGATCGTATATTCGAAGGCTTTGACAGCGCTGGGGTTTATGCTGGTTGAATCAAATGAATAG
- a CDS encoding toll/interleukin-1 receptor domain-containing protein codes for MKNIKFRYLNRCEIVRMEDDWKENIEWDDLLNEIRSGQCVLVVGPELVEFENQQTLFQRLCQQLSNNERTKRQLDLPTPQFFFENEELLQLSERGRDTSLYEFYKNFYAQRLEFDEPFKKIAQLPFSLIISLLPDRRLPETFDQLNLPKHFGYYSIAINETTVIEKPSTDKPLIYNIMGDIQEKDMVFTFDHLFTYLKGIMGPRPLPTPILTTFQNATSFLFLGVRFEKWYMQMLLRIILADNKQKLLKYSLLQNKQNPEACTFIARRLKLDFLETSPSEFLDEIFTRGQLGNILSKPQKKKVFISYSHSDKIIATAIAQQLKLNDIDVFIDESSMLPGDKIRHFMEIVRDMDIFIVIVSKNSLQSPWVSHEISIARSRGIRIIPCHLYDFFSDDLIVHEIIELAKNKIRKFNRLNFNLIDDSPLQITDELKDDEENLWRELGLKASENIAHLKGSKSITITSMEENPIEFDHVITLLTDTVFSRVKYVS; via the coding sequence TTGAAAAATATTAAATTCAGGTATTTAAACCGTTGTGAAATTGTAAGAATGGAAGACGACTGGAAAGAAAATATTGAATGGGACGATCTCTTAAATGAAATTCGGTCGGGTCAATGTGTCCTCGTAGTTGGACCGGAGCTTGTTGAGTTTGAAAATCAACAGACTCTTTTTCAAAGGCTTTGTCAGCAATTGAGCAATAATGAAAGAACCAAAAGACAACTAGATTTACCAACACCACAGTTCTTCTTTGAAAATGAAGAACTTCTTCAGCTTTCCGAAAGAGGAAGAGATACTTCTTTATATGAATTTTACAAAAACTTTTACGCCCAACGTCTTGAGTTTGATGAACCATTTAAGAAAATAGCTCAATTGCCGTTTTCATTAATCATTTCTTTACTACCTGACAGACGCTTACCTGAAACTTTTGATCAGTTAAATCTTCCGAAACACTTTGGATATTATAGTATCGCTATTAATGAGACGACTGTTATAGAAAAACCGAGTACTGACAAGCCATTGATTTACAATATCATGGGAGATATACAAGAAAAAGATATGGTATTCACATTTGATCATCTCTTTACTTATCTCAAAGGAATTATGGGACCGCGCCCGCTGCCTACTCCTATCCTTACTACGTTTCAAAATGCCACAAGTTTTTTGTTTCTGGGCGTGCGTTTCGAAAAATGGTATATGCAAATGTTATTAAGAATTATACTGGCAGATAATAAACAAAAACTTCTCAAATATTCCCTGTTACAAAACAAACAAAATCCGGAAGCATGTACATTTATAGCCAGACGTTTGAAGCTGGATTTTCTGGAAACCTCACCTTCGGAATTCCTTGACGAAATATTTACCAGAGGACAGCTCGGCAATATTTTGAGCAAACCACAGAAGAAAAAAGTTTTTATTTCCTATTCCCATTCTGATAAAATCATTGCAACTGCCATAGCACAACAGTTGAAACTTAACGATATTGATGTGTTTATAGACGAGTCCTCCATGTTGCCAGGGGATAAAATCAGGCACTTCATGGAAATTGTGCGGGACATGGATATTTTTATCGTTATCGTTTCCAAAAACAGCCTGCAGTCTCCCTGGGTTTCTCATGAGATTTCGATTGCACGTAGCAGAGGTATACGGATTATTCCTTGTCATCTGTATGATTTTTTTAGTGATGATTTGATCGTTCATGAAATCATCGAATTGGCAAAAAATAAAATCAGAAAATTTAACCGTTTAAATTTCAATCTGATTGATGATTCCCCGCTGCAGATTACAGATGAATTGAAGGACGACGAAGAAAATTTATGGCGTGAGTTGGGTCTGAAAGCATCAGAAAATATAGCTCATTTGAAAGGAAGTAAAAGTATTACCATTACTTCTATGGAAGAAAATCCAATTGAATTTGACCATGTAATCACATTATTGACCGATACTGTTTTTTCAAGGGTAAAATATGTCAGCTGA